The genomic window GAGGTGACGAACCGACGGATCTGATTCACCGGAGAACTGCGCCATGACCGACCCCTCCCCTCACCAGGCCCGCCAGCGACTGCAGGAGATCCTCGCCGAGCGCAGCTATCAACGGCGCCGGGTGATCCTCGCCAGCGGCCGGGAATCGGATTTCTACTTCGACAGCAAGCAAACGGTGCTGGGGGCCGAGGGCGCCTATCTCACCGGTCAGCTCTTCGTCGACGCCATCGCAGCCCTGCCGGAGGCCGCCGAAGTGCGCGCCATCGGCGGTCTCGAGCTCGGCTCGGTACCGATCTCGGCGGCGGTGTCGGTGGTCAGCCACCTGCGGCGCCAGCCCTGGGACCAGCTCGTCGTCCGCCGCCAGCCCAAAGCCCACGGCACCCGGGTCGCCGTCGAAGGCGCCTCGCGGGTGCCGGCGGGATCCGTCGTGGTGGTGGTCGAGGACGTCGTCACCACCGGCGGCTCCTCCCTCAAAGCCGCCCAGCGGCTGGTCGAAGAGGGCTACCGGGTCGACTCCATGGTCACCCTCATCGATCGCGAAGAAGGCGGCCGAGAAGCCATCGAAAGCGCCGGCTTCCGCCTACGCTCCCTGTTCGTCCGCGGCGACTTCGAATAGCTGTTTTTTTCAGGGGGGCTAAAGGCGTCCCCCTCAGCCGCACGCACATGTCGTGCGGCTTCACCCCCGACCTCGGCGCCTTCGGCGCCGCCTCGCGCTCATGCGCTCGGAGGCCGTCTGCTCACTTAGCAGACGGCCGCTTTCTGCCCTCGACGGTCTTGGTAGCTCAAGGCACCTCCATCCTCGGCGGCAAAGCCGCCGAGGCGGGGGTCGCTCGGCTGAGTGGTGCCTG from Acidobacteriota bacterium includes these protein-coding regions:
- the pyrE gene encoding orotate phosphoribosyltransferase → MTDPSPHQARQRLQEILAERSYQRRRVILASGRESDFYFDSKQTVLGAEGAYLTGQLFVDAIAALPEAAEVRAIGGLELGSVPISAAVSVVSHLRRQPWDQLVVRRQPKAHGTRVAVEGASRVPAGSVVVVVEDVVTTGGSSLKAAQRLVEEGYRVDSMVTLIDREEGGREAIESAGFRLRSLFVRGDFE